The Acidobacteriota bacterium genome includes a window with the following:
- a CDS encoding acetylornithine/succinylornithine family transaminase: MSTAATTASDRLLGVYRRPEMTFNRGAGAWLYDTAGNAYLDFISGVGVNALGHAHPRVAAAIAEQAAVVSHTSNLFHHPFQAPLAERLAQLSGLSRVFLCNSGAEAVETCLKFARRYWYSQGASRNTFVALEHSFHGRTMGALSVTWDAHYRDPFAPLVGAVRFVSPLDPDALLAAADETTAAVILEPIQGEGGVRPLTKQFGAAVSEACARTGALLIADEVQCGLGRTGVPFVSPTLGISPDLMAIGKALGAGFPVAAALFSDRVADAAQPGDHGSTYGGNALACRAALAFLEELIDRGLLDRVKAMGAVLERELHALAARVPRVVEVRGAGLMWGLEIEGDAAAVVDAARSRGLLINRTSGTVLRLLPPFVITEAEISRAVELLEASLRESES, from the coding sequence GTGAGCACTGCGGCGACCACCGCATCGGATCGACTGCTCGGCGTGTACCGCCGCCCGGAGATGACGTTCAATCGCGGCGCGGGAGCCTGGCTCTACGACACCGCCGGGAACGCGTACCTCGATTTCATTTCGGGCGTCGGCGTGAACGCCCTCGGGCACGCGCATCCTCGTGTGGCGGCGGCCATTGCCGAACAGGCGGCGGTGGTGAGCCACACGTCGAACCTGTTCCATCACCCGTTCCAGGCGCCGCTGGCCGAGCGGCTCGCGCAGCTCTCCGGGCTCTCGCGCGTCTTTCTGTGCAACAGCGGCGCCGAGGCGGTGGAAACCTGCCTCAAGTTCGCGCGGCGGTACTGGTACTCGCAGGGCGCCTCCCGGAACACGTTCGTCGCGCTCGAGCATTCCTTCCACGGCCGCACGATGGGTGCGTTGTCAGTGACGTGGGACGCGCACTACCGCGACCCGTTCGCGCCGCTCGTCGGCGCGGTGAGATTCGTCTCGCCGCTCGACCCCGACGCGCTGCTCGCGGCCGCGGACGAGACGACGGCCGCCGTCATCCTCGAACCGATCCAGGGCGAGGGGGGCGTCCGTCCACTCACGAAGCAGTTTGGCGCCGCCGTGAGCGAGGCCTGCGCGAGGACCGGCGCGCTGCTGATCGCCGACGAAGTGCAGTGCGGCCTGGGGCGCACCGGCGTGCCATTCGTGTCCCCCACGCTGGGGATCTCCCCCGATCTGATGGCGATCGGCAAGGCGCTCGGCGCGGGCTTCCCCGTTGCCGCCGCGCTCTTCAGCGACCGCGTCGCGGATGCCGCGCAGCCAGGCGATCATGGCAGCACGTACGGCGGCAACGCGCTCGCGTGCCGTGCGGCGCTCGCCTTCCTGGAGGAGCTGATCGACCGCGGCCTGCTCGACCGCGTGAAGGCGATGGGCGCCGTGCTGGAGCGCGAACTCCACGCGCTGGCCGCGCGGGTGCCGCGCGTCGTCGAGGTTCGAGGCGCCGGGCTGATGTGGGGACTGGAGATCGAGGGGGATGCGGCGGCGGTGGTGGACGCCGCGCGCAGCCGCGGCCTGCTGATCAATCGCACGTCCGGCACCGTGCTGCGGCTGCTGCCGCCATTCGTGATCACCGAGGCGGAGATCTCGCGCGCTGTCGAGCTGCTCGAGGCGTCGCTGCGGGAGAGCGAGTCATGA
- a CDS encoding GNAT family N-acetyltransferase: protein MMVRPARSDDAAAIHALVEANRERGHLLPRTIADISSRIARTAAFYVAEHDGRIAGCGEVVRLSQSVAEVRSLVVDEPWRGHGVAGRLVSALHRRARLDGHGRLCAFAHHPVFFMRLGFSIVPHAWLPEKISADCAACPLFRSCGQYALMVSLAPAASASWQRRSDAA, encoded by the coding sequence ATGATGGTCAGGCCGGCGCGCTCCGACGATGCCGCGGCGATCCACGCGCTGGTCGAGGCCAACCGCGAGCGCGGCCACCTGCTGCCGCGCACCATCGCCGACATCTCGTCGCGCATCGCGAGGACCGCGGCCTTCTACGTCGCGGAGCACGACGGCCGGATCGCGGGCTGCGGTGAAGTCGTGCGTCTCAGCCAGTCGGTCGCCGAGGTGCGCTCGCTCGTGGTCGACGAGCCGTGGCGCGGCCACGGGGTCGCGGGCAGGCTGGTCTCGGCGCTCCACCGGCGGGCCCGCCTCGACGGTCACGGCCGGCTCTGCGCGTTCGCCCACCATCCGGTCTTCTTCATGCGGCTGGGGTTTTCCATCGTGCCGCACGCGTGGTTGCCCGAGAAGATTTCCGCCGACTGCGCCGCCTGCCCGCTCTTCCGCAGCTGCGGGCAGTACGCGCTGATGGTCTCGCTCGCACCCGCGGCTTCTGCTTCATGGCAACGGCGATCGGACGCGGCGTAA
- the argJ gene encoding bifunctional glutamate N-acetyltransferase/amino-acid acetyltransferase ArgJ: MATAIGRGVTAPLGFLAAGLHCGIKPANLDLAVVACDRPATAAALFTTNLVKAAPVLVSQDHLRRSGGFARVVVINSGCANACTGDEGLEVARATAAHAAHVFSAAPEQILVASTGVIGVALDAGKVKAGLSNSVARLSVEAHLDAARAIMTTDRGPKEAAAEGQIGNRTFRVGGIAKGAGMIEPNMATMLAVLTSDVVIDGALLDKALREACATTFNAITIDGDTSTNDTVFALASGASGVAIGSAELPAFVGVLTSVCRELALAIVRGGEGVTRTVSVRVTGAPSHEEARKVARTIANSLLVKTAIHGADPNWGRILAAAGRAGVPFDPRRATVTIGPVVLFSDGRPHDERAAEAARFLSRDDVSIQAGLGDGPGEAVVYTCDLSAEYVRINGEYRT, from the coding sequence ATGGCAACGGCGATCGGACGCGGCGTAACCGCGCCGCTCGGGTTCCTGGCCGCGGGCCTGCACTGCGGCATCAAACCTGCCAACCTGGATCTCGCGGTGGTCGCGTGCGACCGGCCCGCAACGGCCGCCGCGCTGTTCACCACCAACCTGGTGAAGGCGGCGCCGGTCCTCGTCTCGCAGGATCACCTGCGCCGGAGCGGCGGGTTCGCGCGCGTCGTCGTGATCAACAGCGGCTGCGCCAACGCCTGCACGGGCGACGAGGGTCTCGAGGTGGCGCGGGCGACGGCGGCGCATGCCGCGCACGTGTTCAGCGCCGCGCCCGAGCAGATCCTCGTGGCGTCGACGGGCGTCATCGGCGTGGCGCTGGATGCAGGAAAAGTGAAGGCCGGTCTGTCGAACAGCGTCGCGAGGCTCAGCGTCGAGGCGCACCTCGACGCCGCGCGCGCGATCATGACGACCGATCGCGGGCCAAAGGAGGCGGCCGCCGAGGGACAGATCGGCAACCGCACGTTCAGGGTCGGCGGCATCGCCAAGGGCGCCGGGATGATCGAGCCGAACATGGCCACCATGCTCGCGGTGCTCACGAGCGACGTCGTGATCGACGGCGCGCTGCTCGACAAGGCGCTCCGTGAGGCGTGCGCCACGACGTTCAACGCCATCACGATCGACGGCGATACGTCCACGAACGACACCGTGTTCGCGCTCGCGAGCGGTGCGAGCGGCGTCGCCATCGGCTCGGCGGAGTTGCCCGCGTTTGTCGGCGTGCTGACCTCGGTGTGCCGCGAGCTGGCGCTCGCGATCGTGCGCGGCGGGGAGGGAGTCACGCGCACCGTGTCGGTCCGCGTGACGGGTGCGCCCTCCCACGAGGAGGCGCGGAAAGTGGCGCGGACGATTGCCAACTCGCTGCTCGTGAAGACCGCGATCCACGGCGCCGATCCGAACTGGGGCCGCATTCTTGCCGCCGCGGGCCGCGCGGGAGTCCCGTTTGATCCGCGCCGGGCGACGGTCACCATCGGCCCCGTCGTGCTGTTCTCGGACGGACGCCCGCACGATGAGCGTGCCGCCGAAGCCGCGCGGTTCCTGTCGCGCGACGACGTCTCGATTCAGGCCGGCCTGGGCGACGGCCCGGGCGAGGCGGTCGTCTACACGTGCGATTTGAGCGCCGAATACGTTCGAATCAACGGCGAATACCGGACGTAG